The Cricetulus griseus strain 17A/GY chromosome 9, alternate assembly CriGri-PICRH-1.0, whole genome shotgun sequence genome has a segment encoding these proteins:
- the LOC113837346 gene encoding carcinoembryonic antigen-related cell adhesion molecule 3-like, with translation MGPAHSDRETLYSNGSLLIQNVTRNDTGTYAVRILWEGYVTYIASTEFHVHQPVTPPFIQVTNTTIKEKDPVSLTCISKDTGISIRWLFNGKRLELTDRMKLSQDNITLRIESFRKEDSGVYECEVSNPVSSKKSDSIQLDIMHA, from the exons ATGGGGCCTGcacacagtgacagagagacaCTATACAGCAATGGATCCCTGCTCATCCAGAATGTCACCCGGAATGACACAGGAACCTACGCAGTGCGTATACTATGGGAAGGTTATGTTACGTACATAGCATCCACGGAGTTCCATGTACACC AGCCAGTGACTCCACCCTTCATCCAAGTCACCAACACCACAATCAAAGAGAAGGACCCTGTGTCCCTGACCTGCATCTCAAAAGACACTGGGATCTCCATCCGTTGGCTCTTCAATGGCAAGCGTCTGGAGCTCACAGACAGGATGAAGCTGTCACAGGACAACATCACCCTCAGAATAGAGTCTTTcaggaaggaggattctggggtgTATGAGTGTGAGGTCTCCAATCCAGTCAGTTCTAAGAAGAGTGACTCCATTCAGCTGGACATAATGCATGCGTGA